TAAAAATGATATACCGACTGTGAAAAAAATAATAGAGGATAATAATGTAGAAATTTTAAAAATTTTTGAAACAGTCAATAGAAGAGATCCCATGAGAAATAAATTTTGCTAGGCAATAGTGATTGTTTAGAACCTTAATATTAATTTTGCAGCAGCTGTGCTTAGAACAGGAATAAGAGCAGCTGCTTATTTTATTGTACAAAGTAAAATTGAAAAATGTAACAAAATGAAATTAAAATTATTTAATTGAGAAAATATATATGAGCAACTTCTATATAATAACAAAAAACCTTTCATATATAATTGCATTCATCCCTATAATTGCATATAATGCATAATGAAAGCAATATCAAAGATTTGTGTGGGAGGAGTATTAATTGAGTTCATATAAAATTAAAAAATATTATAATAAAAATAGAACACACAGAAATTTCGATACGCATAAAGATGCGCACAAAAATGAAGTTCCTGTTAACCGTGAATTTGGATACATTGAAATTTATATAACTAAGAATCTTGGTACAGAAGCTGCTACTGATTCGGAATTAACAATTTATGTAACTAATAATGGAGATAAGATTCCGGTAACTGTTTTGTCACCTACACAAAACCCAACATTAATTAAACTTCCGATTGCACACCCATCTGGAGCGCTAGTTGAGGGGCCAGAATATTTGTTCACTCCATATAATTTAACAATAGAAAGCGAAGGGTATTATAGAGTTATAACACAAAATATCCGCCTGTTTCCGAATATAAAATCTACTTTTTTTTATAACCTGAATGAAATTGTGGCAGGTGAACCCAATCGTGAAGAGATAACAGTAATACCTGCACATCCCAGGGATATAGTACCATAACACAAAAAAATGACACCTTTGATGAGTTTTGTCATCAAGGTGCCGGCATTTATTAAGAAGAAAAATTTTGAGATTTAGTAATGAAAAATAAAGTTTTTTCATATTTATTAAATTATTAAAAAACTGATTCATTTGAAGAATTCATTTCTTTTGTAACATTAATCATTTGCTCAAGTATTTCAATAATTTTATCTGAAAGTTCTTCCGCTTTTAGAACGGAGGAATCAGCTCCGGTTTGATCATTATTATTAATATAGCTGATAACAGAGTCGCCTGTCTTATGAAGGTCATGATGTAGAAGCTCAATTCTTTCCCATAATTCTGACAGCTTTTCTGATGAAGGCTTGACAGAATAATAAAAATGTCCAAAACCACATTTGTGCTCATCTGTTTGAATTGGAATAATTTGCATTTTGTCTGCCATCTTTTTAACATTAACTATCCAAGCTTTATGAGCATTTATTGCATTTCTTACTGTTTCAATAAAGTCTTCATTTGAAAGGCCGCAAATTTTACTGTTAACCATCTCGCCGGAAGTTAATGCAAGCTCGCTAACAGTATTTTCAATTTTTAGCATGGAAGCCGAGACTTCGTTTATGGAATTGCTTATAATATTAAGTTCTTCTGCAGATTCAGAAAGGTTTTGTATATCATTGTTTATAGACTCTAAAGCTGAAGATGACTCCTGGAGAGAAGAATTAATATTATTACTGGTTTGGGCTATATCAGAAATTCGATTTGCGATTTGCCCTGTAGAACGTGTGCTTTCATCCATGGATGCGGAGACTGTATCTATGCTTCCGCTTACTTTGCCGATAGAATTAAGAGTTTTTGAAACACTGTCGTTGCTTCTGTTTGAAGCGTTATTTACTTCCACAAGCAATTCATCTATGTTTGATGTAAGTTTTCTTGTTGTCTCAGAAAGCATTCTGATTTCTTCTGCTACAACAGCAAATCCTTTACCTGCTTCTCCTGCTCTTGCAGCTTCTATCGACGCATTCAGTGATAAAAGATTTGTATGATCTGATATATCGTTTATACTTCTCACAGATTCGTTAATTTTACTTATAACATTTAAAAGGTCATGTACACTTTGTTCCATATCTTTGGAGAAAGCCATCATTTCAACATTTTCTGCTTTTATACTGTCAAGAATTTCATTGCTTTTTATAGTTGTTTGATTCAGAGACACTATATCTTCTGAAATCTGGCCTATAGTTTGAGACAGCTCCGTATTTGCATCTATAATTTGAGCTGTGGAAGTTGAAATTTCTTCAGAAGAAGAAGCAACTTTTGAGAACATTTCGCTTAATTTGTCAGATGAATTTTTAATCTTATTGCCAAAAAAAGAAAGCCGAAGATCAAAATCACTTATCATAGTTGCAATATTAAAAACTCCTTTAAACACATAGGCGGCCTTTTTATTTGAGCTTAGCTCAGTTGAGCCTTTGGTTGATTTATCCTGCTTATTTTTCAGGTTCGATTTTCCTGAATTAATTGTATTATCCTTTAATATTCCTTTAAAAAATGACATTAATTCATCTCCTTTATGTATGTAATAAAATAGCAAGTCTAGCACTATATGGCCATTACTAATATATCATTGCTGCATGAAAGTTACAACAATTTTTGACAAAAAATTTATTTTTGATTTTTCGGTTAAATTAATATTAGAATATTGTTGGTATAAGTAATGGAAGATTATAGTAGTAATTCTGTTAGTAATATAATATAATACAAATTAAGAAATTAAGTATTTCGATAAAGGAGAATGATTAAATTGGATAATAAAAAATGCATTATTTGCGAAAAGTATAATAAGGGTGTTGACATAGTTTACCAAGATTCTTCGGTATCAATAAGTCATATGGTAAGACACACAGATAAATCGGATAATTATTAGGTTATTACATGGTAGAGAGTAAAATCTTTTGATTTTATTATGGGAAAATATTATATTTCAGTATATAATAGTAATACTAGACAAACTATAAAAGATTTGTTTGAATATGCACAGAATCCTAAAGTAGGTCCTAATGCAGGATGGGCACGACGTCATAAAGCTTATGCATGCATAATAGTGTTTCAAAACAGTCGGGTTGAAAAATTGCATAAAAGTTTTAAAAATTTATAATTGTAAATTAACACCTGCAATATTTGGGGGTTGAGTCCCAAAAACCAACCTTTATCTATTGCAGTTAAATAAACACTTTAAGAGTTTCTAAAGTACTAATAATAAAAAGGGAGGGGAGGTGGTAATCGTGTTTAAGAAAAGTTTAATAATCGTATCGTCACTCTTAATATTTGTAGTTTTGTTTGGTTGCTCTACAAAGGGAAAAAATGATAATGCACAACCTGATGAACTGCAAAAAGTTGCAACAACAGAAAATGATAGTGCTAAATATACTGTTGATGAATTATCAAATGCAATATTATCAAATGATACGGAAAAAGTCAGTAAGATTATTCAAAGCAAAACTGTTGATATTAATCAAAAAAATTCTGATGGTAAATATCCAATAGAAATAGTGTTTGTTATGAATAACTGTGAAATGGCTGAAAAGCTATTAGATGCAGGTGCAAACCCGCAAGTTGTTACATCAAACGGTGAAACGGTATATGACATAGCAGTGAATAAGGGCAATAAGACATTAAAGGCAATATTTGAAAAATATAAATAGCCTATTGTGAGAAGTTAAGGAAATCGTAAGTATTATAATGGATACAATTATGAAGATAACAGCGGTGGAATATTTAAATCTAACATTGACGATACTAATAAGCAGCAAATTTAAAGAGTATTACGAGAGTAGAAGATAGCAATGAATCAATATAGTTAAAGAAAAATTAATTTAAAGATTTCCAAAGGTGGATTGAAACTGTCCATTTAAAAGCATATAATCAAAAGAAAAAAATCTTTTTGAACAACTTATTCTAAAAGATGCTTAAATGTGTTAAAATGCAAATTATGCCTTGTAAATGAATTTGATTATTTTTTTAAATTATTTATTTGGTTTTAGCATGTTTTTATTAAAATGTAATTGCGTATATTAAAAAGTAGAAATCAAAATAGACTATAATAATTAATGAGTAATAGAATATGCTATAATTGTAGATTATTTTGCAAAAATCCGTGCATAAGCTAAATTATTATAGAAAGATAGTGGAATTTTATGTCGCAAAATATCTATTTTGCGACATAAAGTATTTTTTGAACAGAGGGGAGGCCTTAAAAACACTGATTTTGATTATGAATTCAATTTTTTAATTTATTTTTCATTATAACTTTTTTAGCTATGCACATTTTAATTTTGATACTAATTTAATTTTCATATTGGCATAAATAAGTTTGGCGGTAGATTATTTTATAAGTTTTGGTATTAAATTGATTATTATTGATTATTATTGCAATTTACAACATCGATAGAAATTTTGCGGCATATTCTTTTATCGATAAATTTCACCTCCAAAAACAAGGCTTTAAATTGCGTTTTAACGAAAGTTATTTTTATTATTGACTATTTATACCTGCGAATTTTTGCATTTATTTTAATATTATGAAATCTCATTTTTTTATTTATATGGACTACTTATTTTATATGAACTACTGTCAATATTATTGCTTGCTGTTAAATTTCAAATGATAAATTAAAATATGGAATTGTGTCTATTGTAGGTTATTTTAATAGTGACTATTGCAGGTTGCCATAATGTGCAATAATGGCTCTTGTATTTTTCTCTATTTAACTATATAATAGTTTTGCGACATTTTATATATTTGTGTATACTCCTCTATCTAGTGCTTAATATATTTAATAAAGAAAGAGAGATTTGAATGATTTATAATATTAAAAATAAAACTAAAAAAATATTAATCTCTAAATTATTACAGCAGAATAATATTAACTTTCCTCTACCCTGCGGCGGTAATCATACCTGCGGTAAATGTAAGATTAAGGTTAATGGTGAGCTCTCCTCTATTTCTGATTCTGAAAGAAAACTTTTAACTAAAGAAGAAGTTGAAACCGGAATAAGATTAGCCTGTATGACAACTGCCTATTCTGATATTGAAGTTGATATTGATGATTTGAAATCCTTTAAGATTTTAGATTATGGAATTGCGGATAACTTTATAGCTGATTCTTTTCTTTCAAATTCAGAATATGGTCTAGCAATAGATATAGGAACAACCACTGTAGTTGCCTGCTTGTTAAAAGGAAGTAAAAATGAATTTCTTTCTGTAAAAAGTGAATTAAATATGCAGAGTATCTATGGTGCAGACGTTATTTCCAGGATAACATATTTAATCAACCATTCTAATTTAGAAGTAACTCAAACTATAGTATCGCAAATCAATAAAATGATTGAAACATTAACAAAAGAAAATAGCATTGGAACTAAGGATATAAAGTACGTTACAATAACGGGGAATACTGCTATGATGCATTTTTTTACAGGCATGAACCCTAAGGGTATTGCTTATTATCCTTTTACCCCTGAAAGTTTATTTGGAGATTACATAGATAATGATTTCGGACTTAATTTGCCGAATGAATGTAAAATTTATATACCGTACTGCATTAGTGCGTATATTGGCGCGGATTTAATGTGTTGTATTCTTTCAAGCAATGTTATTGACCATATGGATACTTACTTTATTGTAGATATAGGGACAAACGGTGAAATGGCGCTTTATAGAGATGGGACAATCAGTTGCTGCTCAACTGCCGCCGGTCCTGCTTTTGAAGGTGCAAATATTAAATTCGGTATGACAGCTTCAGATGGTGCTATATTTAAGGTATATTATGAACGGCGTTATGATTCAATACAGTTTGAAACAATTAATAATGTTCAGGCAGAAGGAATCTGCGGTTCAGGCATAGTAGATGCGTTGGCTGTTTTTTTAGATTTAAATATAATTGACTATACCGGAAGAATTTTAGCTGACGGCCACAGATTTACAAAAAATATTATTTATAATAATGATGAGATTTGTTTTAAATTTGATGATGCTGATGTTTATATAACTCAGAATGACGTAAGGCAGATGCAGCTGGCAAAAGGTGCCATAGCGGCGGGCATTGAAACTTTACTTTTTGAGAATAATGTTAAAGAAAATGATGTTAAAAGATTTTTCATTTGTGGAGGATTCGGAACATATTTAGACTTAAATTCTTCTGTAAAAATAGGGCTTTTGCCAAAACGTGTTATTGACAGAGCTATGTTATTGGGAAATGGGGCCTTAGCAGGGGCTGCACGCATAATTCTGGACAAAAGCAGCATTGAGAAAATCAACTTTATTAAAAACATGTGCAGTCATATTGAGTTGTCGTCAAATGAAGCTTTTATGAATAAATATATAAATCATATGAATTTTCATCAGTGGTAACTTACGTATTTTTATAAAAATTAAATTCACATAAATACTATTTTAATTGGAGGAAATATGTATATAGATTACAGCAGGCTGTGCCCTGCTCCCATGAGCGATTTTTTAGAGTACATGCTGTCTATTAAAGGAAGATCTGAAAAGACGGTAAGTGAATATTTTCTGGATCTCAGAACTTTTTATCGCTTCATGGCGTTACGGTACAAATTATGCTCTGAAAGCGATGAGTTTAATGATATAGATATTAATGTTATAACACTTGATGTTTTGAAAAAAATAAGCATCATGGATTTGCACGCTTTTGTGGGTTTCATAGACAGAGAGAGAAACAATTCAAATAGGACAAAGGCAAGGAAAATAGCGTGCCTCAGATCTTTTTTTAAATATTTATATTCCATAGTTAAACTTATTCCTTCGAATCCTGCAGTAGATTTGGAGACTCCTAAAAAAAATAGCAGGCTTCCTGTAGCTCTTACATTGGACGAATCAAAAAGCATGCTATCATCTATTAAGGGATCAAATGAAAAACGAGATTATGCGATAATAATTTTATTTTTAAACTGTGGATTGCGTCTTTCAGAGCTTATCGGCATAAATATTGATAAAATTAAGGGAGATACGCTGACTGTGGTTGGAAAAGGAAACAAGGAACGAACAATATATTTGAATGACATTTGTATAAAAGCAATTGAAGATTATCTTGCTGTCCGTCCTGACGCAAAGCCTGGGCACGAAAATGCTTTATTTATAAGCAACCGCAGAACTAGGTTCACTCAAAGAGGCGTGCAACATATGGTTGAAAAATATTTAGCAGAGTCAGGGTTGTCAGGTATGCATTATTCTCCGCATAAGTTGCGCCATACTGCAGCAACACTAATGTACCAATATGGTCATGTTGACATTCGTACTCTTCAAGAACTCCTTGGACACGAAAGTGTCTCCACAACTCAGATTTATACTCATATTGATAAAAAACAACTTCGCGATGCCGTTAAAATTAATCCTTTGAATGATGAAACTACATAGTTAATTTATCATAACATTAAATAATAAATGCACCATTAAGGTGCATTTATTATGATAAAAACACTAAGATTGGAGTAACTGGCATTTTGCCAGCATTACCTGCTTAGAGGGATTTTTATTATGTCGCCGGGATATATGGAGGCATTTTCAATATTATTAACTTTTGATATTTCATAAATAACCTGCCTTATTTCTTTATTATCGGCGTAATTAGATGCTATGGACCAAAGTGTATCTCCATTTGTAATCTCTATGTAATCATATTGAGGTATATCTTTTGAATATGCATTTAACGTAGCGCATGATGCAAAAACTAAGATGCTTATAAATAATATTGATATGAACATAAATCTTTTGAATTTTTTTATATCGGTTACCTTGTATTTATTTAATATTATCATAGTTCACCTCGAACATATTTTCTATTTACATTTTAGCAGAACATAAGTTCGATGTCAACATATATTTTGCCATTCTCAAACAAATGTTTGATTTATTTGGTATTGTATGTTAAAATGTATAAAAACAAAGAGGTGAAGCTATGAATTTTGAAGGCTTAAGTGATAAGCAAATTAAAATATTAAAATACATAAAAAATGAACTGAACCTGAGGGGCTATCCTCCATCCATACGTGAAATATGTAAAGCTGTAGGTTTGAGTTCCACTTCTTCCGTGCACGCACATCTTAATACATTAGAAGAAAAAGGATATATAAAAAAAGGAAATAATAAGCGAAGAGCTTTAGAGCTGATAGACGTTGATGATATATGCTCCAACATGCCTAAAAAAGAAGTAATAAATGTTCCTATAATAGGAACCGTAACAGCAGGACAACCTATACTTGCCGTTGAAAATGTTGATGACTCCCTACCTATTTCGATTGATTTTGTTGGCAACAAAGAATCTTTTGTATTAAAGGTGAAGGGTGAAAGTATGATTGAAGCTGGAATATTAAACGGCGATTTTGTTGTAGTTAATTCTCAAAATGTTGCAAATAACGGAGAGATTGTTGTTGCTCTCATTGATGATGAGGCAACTGTAAAAACATTTTATAAAGAAAAGGATCATATAAGACTTCAGCCACAAAACAGTCTGATGGATCCAATATTAGTTAAAGAAGCTCATATTCTTGGGGTTGTTAAGGCAGTAGTAAGAAAATACTAATAAATAAAGAAGATAAGCTGCAAAAAAGCTTATCTTTTTTTAAAATAACATAAACAATCTTTTCATAATTTCATTCATTTTAAATTGACATAAATTCACCTGCCTTTAAGTAATTTTAGTTTAAAATTTGTATATAAAATAGCAAAGGCGCATAAGTATTAAACTTATAGCGCCTTTGCTATTTTATATTTTCATATAATAATGCATAAAATTATATTTGTCAATAGATTTTAGAAATTTTATTTTAAGTTTTTATAAATTTGCAGTTATTTTTTCCTTAATATCTTCATATTCCATAAGTTTTTGGAGACATATCATTGCTCCAAGCTTTGCGTGGTCATAAAACAGGCCTCCCTGAATATAAACAATATATGGCGGCCTTATGGGCGCGTCTGCGCTCAATTCAATTGATGAGCCTGACACAAAAGCACCGGATGCCATTATAACCTTGTTCGTATATCCGGGCATATCCCATGGAACCGGTGATACGTGAGAATCAACAGGAGATGCAGCTTGTATCGCTTCGCAAATTTTTACTACCATGTCTTCATTATTAAACTTAATTGCTTGAATTATATCGCTTCTGCTATCATCTCGGGATGGTGTAACTTCAAACCCCAATGAGCTGAATAATTCGCCAAAAAGCACAGCACCTTTCAAGGCTTCTGATACTATGTGCGGTGCGAAAAAAAGCCCCTGTAGAGTATTTCTGGTTGTTCCATATGTAAGACCTATTTCCCTACCGACTCCCGGCGCTGTCAAACGATTTGCAATCCTATCGATTACAGTCTTTTTGCCGACTACATACCCACCGGACAAAGCAATGCCTCCTCCCGGATTTTTAATCAGCGAACCTACTACTACGTCTGCACCAATATCTGACGGTTCAATTTTGTCAATAAATTCACCATAGCAGTTATCTACCATAATTAAAATATCTGGATAAACATTTCTTATTTGTTCTATGGCATTTTTAATCTTTTCCAGTGAAAGAGCCGGTCTAAAACTGTATCCTGTTGATCTTTGAATCATTAAAAGTTTTGTTTTCAGGCTTATTTCTTTTAGTGTACCTTCCCAATCTATATCATTGTTATAGAGAGGAACTTCTTTATAGATAACACCTGCCTCCTTCAAATTACAAGGCTCGTTTCCTTCTTCTCCAAGCACTGTAAGCATTGTGTCATATGGGCGCCCTGATATTGCTATTACTTCGTCTCCAAAGCCCAGCAATGACGAAAGTGTCAGATACAAAGCATGGGTTCCGGATGCAATTGACGGCCTTACCAGCGCATCTTCTGTGTTAAAAACAGATGCAAATATTTTTTCTGCCTTTTCCCTGCCCGGGTCATCATAACCATAGCCTGTATTCCAATAGAAGTTAGTGTAGTCAAGCTTATGCTCCTGCATTGCGCTGATTACTTTGTACTGGTTGTATTCTCTTGTTTGTTCAATTTTTTCAAAATATTGTTTTTTAACTACTTGTTCAATTTTCTCAACATAGTCAAAAACAGGTTTGCTTACGCCAAATTGTTTACATAATATATTTTCTGTCAACATTTTACTCCTCTATTGTCTCATTACTAAATAATCTAACCTTTTTAAAAGGCAGTATAGATGTTATTGAATGCTTATAAACAAGCTGCTGTCCTTTTTCAGTCTCAACAAATACAACATAATTGTCAAAGCCTATAACTGTTCCGATAAGTTTATATCCGTTGTTTAAAAAAATTGTAATGGTTATTTTTTCTTTTCTCACATTGTTTAAAAACGAATCCTGTAAATTAATAGTGTTCATTTTATCCTCCTAATATTAAAGGTTTTATATGTTCAAAAATATCATTTATAGTCATGTCTATTTCATCAGCATCGGCAATGTCAAACCATTTTACATTGCTGTCTCTTAAAAACCAGGTGTATTGCCTTTTAGCAAACCTTCTGGTGTTTCGTTTAAGTATATTTAACGCTTCATCTAAATTTGAATTTCCGTCAAGATAGTCTATTATTTCCTTATATCCTATTCCCCGCATGGATACTAGGTTTTTATGGTATCCCTTGCTCAGCAAATCTATAACCTCATCAATTAATCCTTGTGCAATCATTTTATCTACACGATGATTTATTCTATCATACAGAATTTTTCTATCCATACTCAGTCCAACAAGAATACATTCATACTTGCTGCTGGGTTTTCTTATATCAGTATTAAGTTCTGAGAATTTAGTACCAGTTAAATCATAGACTTCTAGAGCTCTTATAACCCTTTTTACATTATTTTTATGTATTTTTGCTGCTGCCTCCGGATCAATTTTCTGAAGCTTTTCATATAGGGCTTCCTGTCCATGCTCCATGTGATAATAGTTATAGTAATCTCTCAATTTCTTATTAGATTTTGCATTTCCGAAATCCAAGTCATATATAAGAGAATTAACATACAATCCGCTTCCGCCTACTATGATAGGCATCTTGCTGTTTAAATGCATCTCATCGATTATTTTTTCTGAATCCGTTTTAAAATCAGATACTGAATAGTTTACATCAGGTGTCACAATGTCAATCATGTGATGTTTTATTCCCTGCATCTCACTCACATTGATTTTAGCTGTACCTATGTCCATTCCTTTGTAAATCTGCATTGAATCGGCGGATACTATTTCAGCATCTAATCTTTTTGCCAGTTCAATAGATACATATGTTTTCCCTACAGCAGTAGGTCCTACAATAACTATTATTTTATTATCCATTTATTTAGCTTTCCTTTATTAATTTTGTATTCTTTCAAATAATTTTTCTATTTCATACTTGGTCATTTTTATTATTACGGGACGCCCGTGAGGGCATGTGTAAGGATTTTCGGTCTTATTCAGTTCATTCATAAGAGCATTTACTTCTTGAATATGAAGTTTATCACCTGCTTTCACCGATTTAACACATGCATTTTTTATGATTTTATCCAGTTCAAGATCCACTTTTGTATGGTTAACATTTTTTAGTGAATCCAGTATTGTATAGAAAATTTCTCTTATATTTGTATCCTTAAATATAATCGGTATGTTATTTATAATTACAGAATTAGCGCCAAAATTTTCTACGGAAAAACCAAGTTTTTTAAATGTTTCGTTATTATTTGCCGCAATATGATAGTCTTCATATGACAAATTAATTACTTCAGGTATCAGCATTTCCTGTTTTAAAATTTTTTGTGAATTAAATTGATTTAAAAATTTTTCGTAATTGATTCTTTCATGAGCTGCATGCTGGTCTATCATATACATTTCTGTTTTTTCGTAATTTTCACATATTATGTATGTATTCATTAAAATACCTACGATTGTCAGCTCTGGAAATTTGCGCCCGTCTTTTTTTATTTCAATGAAGCTTTGCTGTACAGGTTCCTGGGTTTCTTCGTTATTATCTGTGGAAGTTTCTTTATCGTCAAGGGTTTCTCCTAAACTGTTAGGAATTTTCTTTTTTTCCTCTGATGTTTCAATTTCTATTGCCTCTTCAAATATGTTTGAAGAATTGCCTTCATTAAGGTTTATTTCA
Above is a window of Sedimentibacter sp. MB35-C1 DNA encoding:
- the lexA gene encoding transcriptional repressor LexA, coding for MNFEGLSDKQIKILKYIKNELNLRGYPPSIREICKAVGLSSTSSVHAHLNTLEEKGYIKKGNNKRRALELIDVDDICSNMPKKEVINVPIIGTVTAGQPILAVENVDDSLPISIDFVGNKESFVLKVKGESMIEAGILNGDFVVVNSQNVANNGEIVVALIDDEATVKTFYKEKDHIRLQPQNSLMDPILVKEAHILGVVKAVVRKY
- a CDS encoding methyl-accepting chemotaxis protein, with translation MSFFKGILKDNTINSGKSNLKNKQDKSTKGSTELSSNKKAAYVFKGVFNIATMISDFDLRLSFFGNKIKNSSDKLSEMFSKVASSSEEISTSTAQIIDANTELSQTIGQISEDIVSLNQTTIKSNEILDSIKAENVEMMAFSKDMEQSVHDLLNVISKINESVRSINDISDHTNLLSLNASIEAARAGEAGKGFAVVAEEIRMLSETTRKLTSNIDELLVEVNNASNRSNDSVSKTLNSIGKVSGSIDTVSASMDESTRSTGQIANRISDIAQTSNNINSSLQESSSALESINNDIQNLSESAEELNIISNSINEVSASMLKIENTVSELALTSGEMVNSKICGLSNEDFIETVRNAINAHKAWIVNVKKMADKMQIIPIQTDEHKCGFGHFYYSVKPSSEKLSELWERIELLHHDLHKTGDSVISYINNNDQTGADSSVLKAEELSDKIIEILEQMINVTKEMNSSNESVF
- a CDS encoding ankyrin repeat domain-containing protein; this encodes MFKKSLIIVSSLLIFVVLFGCSTKGKNDNAQPDELQKVATTENDSAKYTVDELSNAILSNDTEKVSKIIQSKTVDINQKNSDGKYPIEIVFVMNNCEMAEKLLDAGANPQVVTSNGETVYDIAVNKGNKTLKAIFEKYK
- the miaA gene encoding tRNA (adenosine(37)-N6)-dimethylallyltransferase MiaA; amino-acid sequence: MDNKIIVIVGPTAVGKTYVSIELAKRLDAEIVSADSMQIYKGMDIGTAKINVSEMQGIKHHMIDIVTPDVNYSVSDFKTDSEKIIDEMHLNSKMPIIVGGSGLYVNSLIYDLDFGNAKSNKKLRDYYNYYHMEHGQEALYEKLQKIDPEAAAKIHKNNVKRVIRALEVYDLTGTKFSELNTDIRKPSSKYECILVGLSMDRKILYDRINHRVDKMIAQGLIDEVIDLLSKGYHKNLVSMRGIGYKEIIDYLDGNSNLDEALNILKRNTRRFAKRQYTWFLRDSNVKWFDIADADEIDMTINDIFEHIKPLILGG
- a CDS encoding tyrosine recombinase XerC; translated protein: MYIDYSRLCPAPMSDFLEYMLSIKGRSEKTVSEYFLDLRTFYRFMALRYKLCSESDEFNDIDINVITLDVLKKISIMDLHAFVGFIDRERNNSNRTKARKIACLRSFFKYLYSIVKLIPSNPAVDLETPKKNSRLPVALTLDESKSMLSSIKGSNEKRDYAIIILFLNCGLRLSELIGINIDKIKGDTLTVVGKGNKERTIYLNDICIKAIEDYLAVRPDAKPGHENALFISNRRTRFTQRGVQHMVEKYLAESGLSGMHYSPHKLRHTAATLMYQYGHVDIRTLQELLGHESVSTTQIYTHIDKKQLRDAVKINPLNDETT
- a CDS encoding ASKHA domain-containing protein, with product MIYNIKNKTKKILISKLLQQNNINFPLPCGGNHTCGKCKIKVNGELSSISDSERKLLTKEEVETGIRLACMTTAYSDIEVDIDDLKSFKILDYGIADNFIADSFLSNSEYGLAIDIGTTTVVACLLKGSKNEFLSVKSELNMQSIYGADVISRITYLINHSNLEVTQTIVSQINKMIETLTKENSIGTKDIKYVTITGNTAMMHFFTGMNPKGIAYYPFTPESLFGDYIDNDFGLNLPNECKIYIPYCISAYIGADLMCCILSSNVIDHMDTYFIVDIGTNGEMALYRDGTISCCSTAAGPAFEGANIKFGMTASDGAIFKVYYERRYDSIQFETINNVQAEGICGSGIVDALAVFLDLNIIDYTGRILADGHRFTKNIIYNNDEICFKFDDADVYITQNDVRQMQLAKGAIAAGIETLLFENNVKENDVKRFFICGGFGTYLDLNSSVKIGLLPKRVIDRAMLLGNGALAGAARIILDKSSIEKINFIKNMCSHIELSSNEAFMNKYINHMNFHQW
- a CDS encoding LysM peptidoglycan-binding domain-containing protein, yielding MIILNKYKVTDIKKFKRFMFISILFISILVFASCATLNAYSKDIPQYDYIEITNGDTLWSIASNYADNKEIRQVIYEISKVNNIENASIYPGDIIKIPLSR
- the hfq gene encoding RNA chaperone Hfq; the encoded protein is MNTINLQDSFLNNVRKEKITITIFLNNGYKLIGTVIGFDNYVVFVETEKGQQLVYKHSITSILPFKKVRLFSNETIEE
- a CDS encoding methionine gamma-lyase family protein gives rise to the protein MLTENILCKQFGVSKPVFDYVEKIEQVVKKQYFEKIEQTREYNQYKVISAMQEHKLDYTNFYWNTGYGYDDPGREKAEKIFASVFNTEDALVRPSIASGTHALYLTLSSLLGFGDEVIAISGRPYDTMLTVLGEEGNEPCNLKEAGVIYKEVPLYNNDIDWEGTLKEISLKTKLLMIQRSTGYSFRPALSLEKIKNAIEQIRNVYPDILIMVDNCYGEFIDKIEPSDIGADVVVGSLIKNPGGGIALSGGYVVGKKTVIDRIANRLTAPGVGREIGLTYGTTRNTLQGLFFAPHIVSEALKGAVLFGELFSSLGFEVTPSRDDSRSDIIQAIKFNNEDMVVKICEAIQAASPVDSHVSPVPWDMPGYTNKVIMASGAFVSGSSIELSADAPIRPPYIVYIQGGLFYDHAKLGAMICLQKLMEYEDIKEKITANL